DNA from Brucella melitensis bv. 1 str. 16M:
AGCCACAGCCGTTTACGGTGCAGCCTATGGCCTTATGCCCATCGGCTGGATCATTCTCAACGTGATCTTTCTGTATCGCCTGACGGAACAGACCGGGCAGTTCAACATCCTGCGTGATTCGATTGCCGGGATAACCCCCGACCGTCGCTTGCAGCTTCTGTTCATCGCCTTTTCCTTTGGCGCGTTCTTTGAAGGTGCAGCCGGCTTCGGAACACCCGTGGCCGTGACGGCAGCCATGCTGATGGGGCTTGGCTTTGCGCCGCTTCCCGCCGCTTCCCGCCGCTGGCCTGTCGCTGGCCTGTCGCTGATCGCCAACACCGCGCCCGTCGCTTATGGCGCCTTGGGTACACCTGTTATCGCATTGTCTGCGGTGACGGGGATCGACCTCTTGCAATTGTCAGGCATGATCGGTCATCAGCTTCCATTCTTCTAGGCCATCGTTCCATTCTGGCTCATCTGGGCCTTTGCGGGCCGTAAAGGCATGATGGAAGTCTGGCCGGCACTGCTGGTTGCCGGTGTTTCGTTCGCCGTACCGCAATATGTAGTGTCCAATTTCCATGGGCCATGGCTCGTCGATGTTATCGCCGCCATCTGCTCCATGGCAGCACTTGCCGCGTTCCTTCGCTTCTGGCAGCCGCGTCGCATCTGGACGTCGACCGGCAAAGAGGGCGAAGAGACCAATGCACCGGTCCAGCCGCGCCACAGCCATTCCAGGGGAGCGGTTTTCCGCGCATGGCTGCCATGGCTCGTTCTGTCGATCTTCGTGTTCTTGTGGGGCACACCGCAGGTTCGCACATGGCTCGATTCGCTGTGGATCTGGAAAATGCAGGTTCCGCATCTGCATAACCTGGTCTTCAAGGTTCCGCCGGTCGTTGCCGAAGCCCATTCGGAAGCTGCGATCTTTACGCTGAACCTCCTGTCGGCCACAGGCACGGGCATCCTGCTTTCCGCCGTCGTCGCGGGCTTTATCCTCGGCTTCAATCCGTTGAAGCTCGTGAAGGAATATTTCAAGACGGCCTATGTGGTGCGCTTCTCGCTCATCACCATCTCTGCAATGCTCGCGCTCGGCTATGTCACCCGCTATTCGGGTACAGACGCGACCCTGGGCCTTGCATTCGCACAGACGGGCTGGGTCTATCCGTTCTTCGGCGCGATGCTCGGCTGGCTGGGTGTGGCGCTGACGGGTTCGGACACGGCTTCCAACGTCCTGTTCGGCGGGCTTCAGAAGATCACGGCTGAACAGCTTGGCCTTTCGCCGGTTCTGATGGCAGCAGCCAATTCGTCTGGCGGTGTCATGGGCAAGATGATCGACGCCCAATCCATCGTCGTCGCCTCAACGGCAACCCAGTGGTATGGACACGAATCGAAGATCCTTCGCTATGTGTTCTTCCATTCGATTGCGCTTGCCTGCCTTGTGGGCGTTCTGGTTCTGGCGCAGGCCTATGTGCCGCCATTCACCTCCCTGGTGCCAGCGGAAACCTTGCCTTTAGTTGCTCATTAGAGCGCGTTTCGATCTGATTGAATCAGATCGGCGCTCTAATCCTTTGCTTTGACGCGTATCTTTTCCGAAAACCGTTTCACACTTTTCGGGATGCGCTCTAAGCTCCAGACCTGCACAACAATCAGCCCACGCGGACCCGCTCCGCGTGGGCTTTATATTTTATAATTGAAGCCGGGCTTGCGGGCCGCATCTGTCGCAAGGAAACCAAACCGGCAGGGATCGAGAGAAAAATCGGAAAAGGCGGTATTTTCTTTCAGTAAAACTGAAGCCAACAAAGTTATAAACATATAAACCGATTTAGATTTCAATCGCTTACCGTTTGTGATGCGGTGTTTTTCGCCGGGCTGTGCTAATTGGCAGACAGATCAACGGAGGATCAAAATGGCTATCCAGACTGTTTCCGATGAGCTATATCGCCGTCATGAACGTGAGTGGGCCGAATTCCGCAATGCGGTTGAAGCAAGTGAAACAAACCAGAAGCAGCAAGGGCAGGCTTCCGGCAAAACTTCCTGTGACAGCAAAACCGGAAATCAATAATCTATCCGTTTGCCTCTTTGCAAAACGCCGCTTCAAGCGGCGTTTTTTATTGCCTGTTCGCCAAGGCTGGCAAAATCTTATCTTCAACAAAATTGACTTGGGCTTTCAGGGCGATCCGCTAACTTTATCACATCAAACCATTGGGAACAGGGCCTGGAAGCATGACAATTCAGAAAGTCGCGATCATAACAGCAGGGGGCAGCGGCATGGGAGCAGCCTCGGCCCGCCGTCTGGCACAGGACGGTTTTGCAGTTGCCATTCTGTCATCGTCCGGCAAGGGCGAAGCCCTCGCCAAAGAATTGGGGGGCATTGGCGTTACCGGCTCGAACCAGTCCAACGACGACCTGCAAAAGCTGGTCGACCAGACTTTGGAAAAATGGGGGCGGATCGACGTTCTGGTCAACAGCGCCGGTCATGGGCCGCGCGCACCAATTCTCGAAATTACCGACGAAGACTGGCATAAGGGAATGGACACCTATTTCCTCAATGCCGTGCGCCCCGCGCGCCTCGTCGTGCCTGCAATGCAGAAGCAGAAATCGGGCGTCATCATCAATATTTCGACCGCCTGGGCTTTCGAGCCAAGTGCGATGTTCCCGACATCGGCTGTGTTCCGTGCAGGGCTTGCCTCCTTCACCAAAATATTTGCCGACACCTATGCGGCTGAGAATATCCGCATGAACAATGTCCTCCCCGGCTGGATCGACAGCCTGCCAACAACGGAAGAACGCCGCGAAAGCGTGCCGATGCAGCGTTATGGGAAGAGCGAGGAAATCGCGGCAACCGTGTCGTTCCTTGCTTCCGATGGGGCGGCTTATATCACCGGGCAGAACCTGCGTGTCGATGGCGGCCTGACACGCTCAGTCTGAACGTTCCGGTAACGAAATGCGAAGGAAGACGCGGTAGTGTCTTCCTGTCGCGATTCGGACAGGAAACAGACAATGGCTGCAAGGAAACGAAGCTCCTCTTCGCGTTCGCCAAAGCGCTCTTCCAGGCGCAAAAGCGGATCGGGTTCCTCGACGCCGATATTGGCGCTGGGCGCCATTCTGGCTCTTGGCGCATTCAGCCTGTGGTCCACTGCGCAGCACAAAAGCCCACAAGCGGCTTTATCCGCGCTATTCCAGCGTCCCGCGCCCAAGCCCGCCCCGGCAGCTACAGCCAAGGCTGAAAACAAGCCCGCGCCCGGCAAGACTGCCGATACGAAAGCGCCAGCCAGAGATTATGCGGCCGCCGTTGGCCCTGTTCCCCGCCCGGCAGCACCGGTTGCGCCCACACCGCAAAAGCCCGTCCAGACCGCGGCCGTCGCGGCGCCCAAACCGCCCCGCCCTTCCGGGAGCGTCGTGGCATCGGTTACACCCGCTGCACCTCACGCCATGCCACCACGCGGCGTCAATACACCGGCAAACTCGCCGTCGGTTATCTATGCCAAGGCCAAGCTCACCATTCACAAGAATGCCTGGGACCGTTCGCCAGCCATTGCCACCATTGAGAAAGGCCGCGAAA
Protein-coding regions in this window:
- a CDS encoding SDR family oxidoreductase codes for the protein MTIQKVAIITAGGSGMGAASARRLAQDGFAVAILSSSGKGEALAKELGGIGVTGSNQSNDDLQKLVDQTLEKWGRIDVLVNSAGHGPRAPILEITDEDWHKGMDTYFLNAVRPARLVVPAMQKQKSGVIINISTAWAFEPSAMFPTSAVFRAGLASFTKIFADTYAAENIRMNNVLPGWIDSLPTTEERRESVPMQRYGKSEEIAATVSFLASDGAAYITGQNLRVDGGLTRSV